Part of the Paenibacillus sp. YPG26 genome, ATCTTCCAGCTGAGCGTCAGCGGGAGACCGCACACCGTTATATGCTAGGTCTGTACCGGGTGATGGAGGCGATCACAAGCCGATTCCCGCACATTCTGTTCGAGAGCTGCTCGGGCGGAGGCGGGCGATTTGATCCAGGGATTCTATACTACATGCCGCAGACGTGGACAAGCGACAATACGGATGCGGTCTGCCGGCTGAAGATTCAATATGGAACGAGTATAGTGTATCCAGTCAGCTCCATGGGATCGCATGTCTCGGCAGTGCCTAATCATCAGGTGCACCGTCATACCTCGCTGAAGATGCGCGGAGATGTGGCGCTTTCCGGGAATTTCGGCTATGAACTGGACTTAACGAAGTTCACACCAGAAGAAGAGGAACTTGTGAAGCAGCAGGTGGCCTTCTATAAAGAGACACGAGGTCTGATCCAGTTCGGGGAATATTATCGCTTAAGAAGCCCATTTGAGGGCAATGATACAGGGTGGATGTTCGTGTCGGAGGATCAGAGCGAGGCAATCGTCATGTACTTCAAGGTATTGGCCCAGCCTAATGCTCCGCTGGACACTCTGAGACTGAGGGGCCTTAATCCGGACTATGATTACAAAGTTAGCGGGCTTGAGCAGCCGGCAGGCGGTGATGCGCTGATGTACGCCGGTCTGAACATCCCGCGGCTTGAGGGGGATTTCCAGAGCTTGGTATGGACCTTAAGGAAGGTGTAGCCAGCCGTTGCGTTCCGGTTAATTATGGAATGCGCCGTGTTCGAATGGTAATTTCGCTCTTGACTCCTAGTTGAATTATAATATAATTAACTATCCTTATTATGTAGTTAAGGATCGAAAGATTATGGCCCCCGGTAAAGAGGTGCAAAGGTGAGCAGTCTAGAAATTGCGAAAGTACTTAACAATAACGTAATTATTGCCAGGCATCCAGAGAACGGTGAGGTCGTGGTGATTGGCAAGGGAATTGGCTTTAATCAGAAGACCGGTCACTATATTCCACAACAGTCTGTTGAGAAGATGTTCATTCTTAAGAATGCTCATGAGCAAGAGCAATACAAGCAGCTTGTCCCCCAAGTGGATGAGAAGCTGATTGAAGCGGTTAACGAGGTTATTCTGTATATATCCAAACGCACAAATGAATCTCTGAATGAACATATTCATATTGCCTTAACTGACCATATTTCTTTTGCAATCAAGCGGGCGGAACAGAAGATTATCATTCATAACCCTTTTCTGTTTGAGACGAAGGAGATCTATCCACTTGAATATGAGCTTGCGGAGTTCGCGATAAGGATCATCAACGAGAAGATGGGGATCGACCTGGGTGAAGATGAGATCGGTTTCATTGCTCTTCATATTCACAGTGCGATGACGAATCAGGATATAACCGAGGTGAAGCAGCATTCCCAGCTGATCTCGGACCTTGTAATGGTTATTGAGCAGCAGCTGGACATTAAGCTGACCCGGAATTCGCTGGATTACTCCAGACTGCTAACCCACCTGCGGTTCGCTATTGAGCGCATTCGTCAAGGGGAGAAGGTTAGCGAACCGGATAAGCTGGAGGATCTGCTTAAGCAGGAATACCCGGAGCTGTACTCTCTGGCCTGGAAATTAACCAAAATGATGGAGCAGCGGCTGCACAAGCCGGTCTACCAGGCAGAGGTGTCGTATTTGACCATGCATTTGCACCGGGTAGCCCAGAAGGACTTATAAGCAAAATTAGGTAAGTGGGAAGTATTGCGCTACCAGAAATGCGGTGCTATAATACATTCCATAAGTGGCGAATAAAATAGTAAGTCATCAGATGTGTAACTGATTCGATCAGGCATGAGTTGATGAAAGTCTTTGATTGTATTGCACCTTTCTGGGGTATTATAACCCTGAAGAGAGTGAATAGATCAAGGCTTTCAAGGCTCATGCTTTTTTATTTGCCTATATAAAGGAGGTTGCTTATGTTCAAGAAATTTTTTGGTGTCTTGCAAAGAGTAGGTAAGGCACTCATGCTTCCGGTTGCGATACTACCGGCTGCGGGACTCTTGCTCGGGATCGGTAACATGCTGATCAGTGAAGACTTCCTGAGGCTGGTGCCTGCACTGGATAATCAGGGAGTTCACGCTGTAGCGACGATTCTGATGAATGCGGGTCAAATCGTCTTTGACAACCTGTCTCTGCTGTTCGCAGTCGGGGTAGCTATCGGCTTGGCCGGTGGTGAAGGGGTAGCGGGACTAGCCGCAATTGTCGGCTTCCTTGTTATGAATAAAACGATGGGAACCGTAATCGGGGTTACTCCTGGAATGATCGGAAACAACGAGGCTTATGCCAGTGTGCTGGGGATCCCAACCCTGGCTACAGGGGTGTTCGGGGGTATTATTGTCGGGATATTGGCGGCTGCGATGTACAAGCGGTTCTTCAAGATCGAGCTGCCATCCTACCTGGGCTTCTTCGCAGGTAAGCGGTTCGTCCCAATTATGACAGCAGCAACCTCGCTGCTTATCGGATTGCTTATGGTTATTGTATGGCCGCCGATTCAGCAAGGACTGAATTACCTGTCTCACAATATGATTGACACGAACCGTACCATGGCCGCATTCATCTTCGGTGTGGTAGAGCGGGCGCTCATTCCGTTCGGTCTGCATCATATTTTCTATTCCCCGTTCTGGTTCGAATTCGGAGAATATGCGAACAAGGCAGGTCAAATTATCCGTGGTGACCAGCATATCTTCATGTCCCAGCTTCGTGATGGCGTGCCGTTCACAGCGGGTACCTTCATGACTGGTAAATTCCCTTTCATGATGTTCGGTCTTCCGGCAGCCGCGCTTGCTATGTATCATGAGGCAAAGCCGCAGCACAAGAAGTATGTGGCGGGAATTATGGGGTCCGCAGCACTGACCTCGTTCCTGACAGGGATTACAGAACCAATTGAGTTCTCCTTCTTGTTCCTGGCGCCAGTTCTGTTCGCGGTTCACTGTGTATTCGCAGGTCTG contains:
- a CDS encoding PRD domain-containing protein; the encoded protein is MSSLEIAKVLNNNVIIARHPENGEVVVIGKGIGFNQKTGHYIPQQSVEKMFILKNAHEQEQYKQLVPQVDEKLIEAVNEVILYISKRTNESLNEHIHIALTDHISFAIKRAEQKIIIHNPFLFETKEIYPLEYELAEFAIRIINEKMGIDLGEDEIGFIALHIHSAMTNQDITEVKQHSQLISDLVMVIEQQLDIKLTRNSLDYSRLLTHLRFAIERIRQGEKVSEPDKLEDLLKQEYPELYSLAWKLTKMMEQRLHKPVYQAEVSYLTMHLHRVAQKDL